In Archangium violaceum, the following are encoded in one genomic region:
- a CDS encoding DUF2381 family protein encodes MALPSPLLLALLTLSLAAPAAAQTQPSARERQERQVVLPNNPNEAVPEARVAVGVATYLRFDAPLDKASVEVEGRPARFRWVDVGERLIAVEPSVDLGAEEKLVVRVRYRDGASPAVATLVLVTHPTLVDREVEVVRRPRTLEVLEAALAEKEAALAALQGTSGPAGSSSPDGSTARACRPGAS; translated from the coding sequence CTGGCACTACCATCACCCCTTCTCCTGGCCCTCCTCACCCTCTCCCTGGCGGCGCCGGCGGCAGCGCAGACCCAGCCCTCCGCCCGTGAGCGGCAGGAGCGGCAAGTCGTCCTCCCCAACAACCCCAATGAGGCGGTACCGGAGGCGCGGGTGGCGGTGGGCGTGGCCACCTACCTGCGCTTCGACGCCCCCCTCGACAAGGCCTCGGTGGAGGTGGAAGGGCGGCCGGCGCGTTTCCGTTGGGTGGATGTGGGCGAGCGCCTCATCGCCGTGGAGCCCTCCGTCGATCTGGGCGCCGAGGAGAAGCTGGTGGTGCGGGTGCGCTACCGGGATGGCGCCTCCCCCGCGGTGGCCACGCTCGTGCTCGTCACCCACCCCACGCTGGTGGACAGGGAGGTGGAGGTGGTGCGCCGCCCGCGCACCCTGGAGGTATTGGAGGCGGCGCTGGCGGAGAAGGAAGCGGCGCTCGCCGCGTTGCAGGGCACGAGTGGGCCCGCCGGCTCGTCTTCTCCGGACGGCTCGACCGCGAGGGCGTGCAGGCCCGGCGCATCGTGA
- a CDS encoding adenosine deaminase: protein MESLRGDPAALGAFLLAMPKGADLHSHTSGAITTENLLKWGAEDGACVNTTTFVASNPCAAGTTPLANVWEDPAFYDAVLGAWSMHDYTGSLLEAHQHFFDAFGKYGAVQLDSRNDDSYADILSRAGKHHQVYVELMQGFGASTGGRLAEGLFTTSDTWDAATLLARRKQLIALPDFQASIDRQAASIAATLKGARELLKCGTAEADPGCDVEVRLLSSANRTAERANVFGQWVHAYELAQRVPELVGVNLVSPEENEKSLAYYDDEMFALGTLDDFNDNTVGRKTVHIALHAGELIPAVLKAEDQQHLRFHIRNAVEKAHAERIGHGVDVLGETAGDGAADLLRDMHDLSVMVEICLTSNRVLLGASGAQHPLASYLENKVPVALATDDSGILRGDISQEYIAAATDQGLDYKTLKQMARTSLEYAFVEGGSLWANRNDFTATVRACAQDKLGEAASSASCKTYLASHKRAALQWKMETQFATFENQFVK, encoded by the coding sequence ATGGAGTCGCTGCGAGGCGACCCCGCGGCGCTCGGCGCCTTCCTGCTCGCCATGCCCAAGGGCGCGGATCTGCACAGCCACACCTCGGGCGCCATCACCACCGAGAACCTGCTCAAGTGGGGCGCCGAGGACGGCGCGTGCGTGAACACGACGACCTTCGTGGCCAGCAACCCGTGCGCGGCCGGAACGACGCCGCTGGCCAACGTCTGGGAGGATCCGGCCTTCTACGACGCCGTGCTGGGCGCCTGGTCCATGCATGACTACACGGGCTCGCTGCTGGAGGCGCACCAGCACTTCTTCGACGCCTTCGGCAAGTACGGCGCGGTACAGCTCGACTCGCGCAATGACGACAGCTACGCGGACATCCTCTCGCGCGCCGGCAAGCACCACCAGGTCTATGTGGAGCTGATGCAGGGGTTTGGCGCGAGCACCGGTGGCAGGCTCGCCGAGGGGCTTTTCACCACCTCGGACACCTGGGATGCGGCGACCCTGTTGGCCAGGCGCAAGCAGCTCATCGCGCTGCCCGACTTCCAGGCCTCGATCGACCGGCAGGCCGCCAGCATCGCGGCGACCCTGAAGGGCGCCCGGGAGCTGCTCAAGTGCGGCACCGCCGAGGCGGATCCAGGCTGTGACGTGGAGGTGCGGTTGCTCTCCTCGGCCAACCGCACGGCGGAGCGCGCGAACGTCTTCGGCCAGTGGGTGCACGCCTATGAGCTGGCCCAGCGCGTGCCCGAGCTCGTGGGTGTCAACCTCGTGTCCCCCGAGGAGAACGAGAAGTCGCTCGCGTACTACGACGACGAGATGTTCGCCCTGGGCACGCTGGATGACTTCAATGACAACACGGTCGGCCGCAAGACGGTCCACATCGCCCTGCACGCCGGCGAGCTCATCCCCGCCGTGCTCAAGGCCGAGGATCAGCAGCACCTGCGCTTCCACATCCGCAACGCCGTGGAGAAGGCCCACGCGGAGCGTATCGGCCACGGCGTGGATGTGCTGGGCGAGACGGCTGGCGATGGCGCCGCGGACCTCCTGCGAGACATGCACGACCTGAGTGTCATGGTGGAGATCTGCCTGACCTCCAACCGCGTCCTGCTCGGCGCCTCGGGCGCGCAACACCCGCTCGCCTCGTACCTGGAGAACAAGGTGCCGGTGGCGCTGGCGACCGATGACTCGGGCATCCTGCGCGGGGACATTTCCCAGGAGTACATCGCGGCCGCCACCGACCAGGGGCTCGACTACAAGACGCTCAAGCAGATGGCGCGCACCAGCCTGGAGTACGCCTTCGTGGAGGGCGGCAGCCTCTGGGCCAACCGCAATGACTTCACGGCCACGGTGAGGGCCTGTGCCCAGGATAAGCTCGGAGAGGCCGCTTCGTCGGCCAGCTGCAAGACCTACCTCGCCTCCCACAAGCGCGCCGCCCTCCAGTGGAAGATGGAGACGCAGTTCGCCACCTTCGAAAACCAGTTCGTGAAGTAG
- a CDS encoding DinB family protein — translation MNRAVLALAVLLPTLVLAAEPAAPAKAAPKDSKFLVDYLTQTQKDFLKSIDGLSEAQWKFKPAPDRWSVAEVAEHIALSEEMFGENITGKILKTPAATAEQKAKTQGLEEKILQGIPDRTNKYKAPEKLQPASKFASAKEAAKAFNARREASITLVKGTPESELRSHVSGPSPIGDLDAYQWMLFMAAHSKRHIAQIEEVKADPNFPKK, via the coding sequence ATGAATCGTGCCGTGCTTGCCCTCGCCGTGCTGCTCCCCACCCTGGTCCTCGCCGCCGAGCCGGCCGCCCCCGCGAAGGCGGCGCCCAAGGACTCGAAGTTCCTCGTCGACTACCTCACCCAGACCCAGAAGGACTTCCTCAAGTCCATCGATGGGCTCTCGGAGGCGCAGTGGAAGTTCAAGCCCGCGCCGGATCGCTGGTCGGTCGCGGAGGTGGCCGAGCACATCGCCCTGTCCGAGGAGATGTTCGGCGAGAACATCACGGGCAAGATCCTCAAGACGCCCGCCGCGACGGCCGAGCAGAAGGCCAAGACCCAGGGGCTCGAGGAGAAGATCCTCCAGGGCATTCCGGATCGGACCAACAAGTACAAGGCGCCCGAGAAGCTCCAGCCCGCGAGCAAGTTCGCCTCGGCCAAGGAGGCCGCCAAGGCCTTCAACGCCAGGCGCGAGGCGAGCATTACCCTGGTCAAGGGGACGCCGGAGAGCGAGCTGCGCAGCCACGTCAGCGGTCCGTCGCCCATAGGTGATCTGGATGCCTACCAGTGGATGCTCTTCATGGCCGCGCACTCCAAGCGGCACATCGCGCAGATCGAAGAGGTGAAGGCCGACCCGAACTTCCCGAAGAAGTAG
- a CDS encoding LysR substrate-binding domain-containing protein — protein sequence MRTVRPRGDSLVARKVGQLAWRLYASARYLERAAPLRSAEDLAGHALVGFDAVLSRMPQLRVLEEWKAGRFVFRSKAAMAAAGAVAAHQGVAALPCALASLYPELRPVLPEVELPLEDVWLVASREARKVPRVRALMGFLAERFEESRSVMLGVRGCRHPPWRMSFAGTRLGGLARLPTGHVRGLRYTVRLPIGGITP from the coding sequence GTGCGCACGGTGCGTCCCAGGGGGGACTCGCTGGTGGCGCGCAAGGTGGGGCAGCTCGCCTGGAGGCTCTACGCCAGTGCACGCTACCTGGAGCGTGCCGCACCCCTGCGCTCGGCGGAGGACCTGGCGGGCCATGCGCTGGTGGGCTTCGACGCGGTGCTCTCACGAATGCCGCAACTGCGCGTGCTGGAGGAATGGAAGGCGGGACGCTTCGTCTTTCGCAGCAAAGCGGCCATGGCCGCTGCGGGCGCGGTGGCCGCCCACCAGGGCGTGGCGGCGCTGCCGTGTGCGCTGGCCAGCCTCTACCCGGAGCTGCGGCCCGTACTCCCGGAGGTGGAGCTGCCCCTGGAGGACGTGTGGCTGGTGGCCTCGCGCGAGGCCCGGAAGGTGCCACGGGTGCGCGCGTTGATGGGATTCCTCGCCGAGCGCTTCGAGGAGTCCCGCTCCGTCATGCTGGGCGTGCGCGGATGCCGGCACCCGCCGTGGAGGATGTCATTCGCTGGCACGCGCCTTGGCGGCCTCGCCCGGCTGCCAACAGGGCATGTCAGGGGCCTGCGCTACACGGTGCGCCTCCCCATCGGAGGAATCACACCATGA
- the sitA6 gene encoding SitA6 family polymorphic toxin lipoprotein, giving the protein MTRTLRPRTLLPLFLSALLLAACATSPRTWEATEPNDTTVCDDADADRCIVLACDEGECAVFDCEDVDPEALTRGPLAQGAELARFPRPPFRAPGTQRNWRRAGLREDARPRMTFHFRYRQGFLPAFPRLEGKLIKHHLFPQAQEFRTWLNRSGINIHEWTMLIPEQVHLRIHRGANGGTWNAAWRQVMRSSPGVVPKEVLIRKAFELALRFDIAGPLRSYYAPVPAPGPQLLVP; this is encoded by the coding sequence ATGACCCGAACCCTCCGGCCTCGCACCCTGCTGCCGCTGTTCCTCTCCGCGCTGCTGCTGGCCGCGTGCGCCACCTCCCCACGCACCTGGGAGGCAACCGAGCCCAACGACACCACCGTCTGCGACGATGCGGATGCCGACCGGTGCATCGTGCTCGCCTGTGACGAGGGCGAGTGCGCCGTCTTCGACTGCGAGGACGTGGACCCGGAGGCGCTCACGCGAGGGCCCCTTGCGCAGGGGGCGGAGCTGGCACGATTCCCTCGCCCGCCTTTTCGCGCACCTGGCACCCAGCGCAACTGGAGGCGCGCGGGGCTCCGGGAGGACGCCCGACCCCGGATGACCTTCCACTTCCGCTACCGCCAGGGCTTCCTTCCGGCCTTCCCTCGGCTCGAAGGAAAGCTGATCAAGCACCACCTCTTTCCCCAGGCGCAGGAGTTCAGGACATGGCTCAACCGCAGTGGCATCAACATCCACGAGTGGACGATGCTCATCCCGGAACAAGTACACCTGCGCATTCACCGCGGTGCCAATGGAGGTACGTGGAACGCCGCGTGGCGGCAGGTCATGAGGAGCAGTCCCGGAGTCGTGCCAAAGGAAGTCCTGATCCGCAAGGCCTTCGAGCTGGCCCTGCGCTTCGACATCGCAGGTCCCCTCAGGTCGTACTACGCTCCAGTGCCTGCACCCGGACCCCAGCTTCTCGTTCCTTGA
- the sitI6 gene encoding SitI6 family double-CXXCG motif immunity protein: MKFYELDGDPSPRYTGNLNASHKWSLPGVEPCPVCDLQPEGGTSAQYPCVDLSALPPEDQEKLLDSWPVPREEFIRRRELVRPFAPPYAVLESGAAFGPLQGTGLGYFGQLIMQNPWSLCMRREALERLRSAGVRGLTGCLTQVRFRTRHAPELRDIQLESHGRFHPDCLPPPNPPCPTCGVAMGHGVPDPYCLDAASLPQYVDIFRLADASTLIIANERMVDAVRRLELDGVVFKELEVR; this comes from the coding sequence ATGAAATTCTACGAATTGGATGGAGACCCGTCGCCACGCTACACGGGCAACCTGAACGCTTCCCACAAATGGAGTCTGCCCGGTGTGGAACCCTGCCCTGTCTGTGATTTGCAGCCAGAGGGAGGGACATCGGCTCAATACCCGTGCGTGGACCTGTCGGCTCTGCCGCCCGAGGACCAGGAGAAGCTACTGGATTCCTGGCCCGTTCCGCGCGAGGAATTCATCCGGCGGCGCGAGCTCGTGCGTCCATTCGCGCCTCCCTACGCCGTACTGGAATCGGGAGCAGCGTTCGGCCCGCTCCAGGGAACAGGCTTGGGCTACTTCGGCCAGCTCATCATGCAGAACCCCTGGTCCCTCTGCATGCGCCGCGAGGCCCTGGAGCGCTTGCGGAGCGCGGGCGTGCGCGGCCTGACCGGCTGCCTCACCCAGGTGCGGTTCCGCACCAGACACGCTCCCGAGTTGCGGGACATCCAGCTCGAAAGCCATGGGCGATTCCACCCGGACTGCCTGCCGCCTCCGAATCCTCCGTGCCCCACCTGTGGTGTCGCCATGGGCCACGGCGTCCCGGACCCGTATTGCCTCGACGCCGCCTCACTGCCGCAGTACGTGGACATCTTCCGGCTGGCCGACGCCTCGACGCTCATCATCGCCAACGAGCGCATGGTGGACGCGGTGCGCCGCCTGGAACTGGACGGGGTCGTCTTCAAGGAGCTGGAGGTCCGCTGA
- a CDS encoding diguanylate cyclase, with protein sequence MAGDDTRVTKVSSVKELAPVETECCIVQIHGPELGKKYTLQESEFTIGREEGNRIVVDLDNVSRKHARILRRQGRMFVQDLGSTNGTYLNDQEVTQETPLRSGDLIKVGGSIFKFLTGDNVELQYHETIYTLTIVDGLTGVNNKRYFLEHLEREMVRCHRYGRPLTLAMFDIDFFQRINDVHGHLAGDYVLRELAQTIKRLVRKEQCFARYGGEEFAVVIPEDGGEKARIFAEKIRRSIEEKHFAFENQEIPVTLSMGMADMTPDTLEPLQLIKVADANLYKAKKGGRNRVVGSSTPLPAPPASLKPGSSDALTTITRLPRRPIDGMALVRRNLGRSPPGPVLAFEVADERTIIEFLGSSGFEAWTFELEQEVEKAIGPVDLLGSWRDRYVLAALEVRGHEDRAHTVVDAVRTAWTARPVPDAASGRLTRSLRTAVLPPDAVVATGERCLDRLAVQLLDDAGRAVLQDARSDLPFPLAAPRALVLAQRTAFTRLKAIVDALESSLRFVVALEFALLREGEHAEARNEAAGLLASHTGRPLTLGTWEELAIRLAALLPTPSSEPVMGALRNLVRPDGQRSALSERVHEAVHERDRLIGHGITLSDDAYREQEEVFGKLLDEFLKLLEPLKQARLVSVAEIESLETDDDNVRYALYGHQGATEHFPIGHESLEARLARDWCYLLVPGRAPLCLAPVVAARTCESCGRIEVFLAEGLWPGPKGAEARVRGVTSNHKASIRVPFDTRARLFFEAIKAVTDKNLPSSTAVPTSSPTSERQSTVSAGLTATLAASATVSPSTTVTTNSIVHATPPHLSPPSSQGPTMAGQATSSPSITALTTPLIPAALRAALVTGRVIPFVGAGVSMAVMDATRPGERLFPSWGALLGLTAQRLDAEGLTGDAMAVRGALSKKVPNHLDAARTAREGLGPTWYKVLGEMFDPPRGRALEESLELPRAIWELGSKLVITTNYDRVLFWSSPDRDDLRLWDIQAPAEFVKLLRNELDHPTIWHLHGTIANAANLILTPDGYSRLYPASDAGGVHYEAALTSLRHLLASHTLLFVGFSFEDTSFGDQLRWLEETFRGAGGPHYVLVRETERDRMRARLQGLPLELLPYADHGKPLVARVRELAAIRQQHS encoded by the coding sequence ATGGCAGGTGACGACACCCGAGTAACCAAGGTCTCCTCGGTCAAGGAACTCGCCCCGGTCGAGACGGAATGCTGCATCGTGCAGATTCACGGGCCGGAGTTGGGGAAGAAGTACACGCTCCAGGAGAGCGAGTTCACCATCGGGCGTGAAGAGGGCAACCGCATCGTGGTGGACCTCGACAACGTCTCGCGCAAGCACGCGCGCATCCTCCGCAGGCAGGGGAGGATGTTCGTGCAGGACCTGGGGTCCACCAACGGCACCTACCTGAACGACCAGGAGGTGACGCAGGAGACGCCGCTGCGTAGTGGGGACCTCATCAAGGTGGGCGGCTCCATCTTCAAGTTCCTCACCGGCGACAACGTGGAGCTGCAGTACCACGAGACCATCTACACGCTGACGATCGTGGATGGCCTGACCGGGGTGAACAACAAGCGCTACTTCCTTGAGCACCTAGAGCGGGAGATGGTGCGCTGCCACCGCTACGGGCGGCCGTTGACGCTGGCGATGTTCGACATCGACTTCTTCCAACGAATCAACGATGTGCACGGGCACTTGGCGGGTGACTACGTGCTGCGCGAGCTGGCGCAGACCATCAAGCGGCTGGTGCGCAAGGAGCAGTGCTTTGCGCGCTACGGCGGCGAGGAGTTCGCAGTCGTCATCCCCGAGGACGGGGGCGAGAAGGCGCGCATCTTCGCGGAGAAGATCCGCCGGTCCATCGAGGAGAAGCACTTTGCCTTCGAGAACCAGGAGATTCCGGTCACCCTTTCGATGGGGATGGCGGATATGACGCCAGACACGTTGGAGCCCCTGCAACTCATCAAGGTGGCGGACGCCAACCTCTACAAAGCCAAGAAGGGCGGACGTAACCGGGTTGTTGGTTCGAGCACACCGCTTCCGGCTCCTCCCGCCTCGCTGAAGCCGGGCTCGTCGGATGCGCTCACGACAATAACCCGGCTACCCCGTCGGCCCATTGACGGAATGGCACTTGTGCGACGCAACCTCGGCAGGTCTCCTCCGGGTCCCGTGTTGGCCTTCGAGGTGGCGGACGAGCGCACCATAATCGAGTTCCTGGGCTCATCGGGCTTCGAGGCATGGACTTTCGAGTTGGAGCAGGAAGTCGAAAAAGCCATCGGCCCCGTGGATCTCCTGGGAAGCTGGCGGGACCGCTACGTCCTCGCTGCCCTCGAAGTGAGGGGGCATGAGGACCGAGCCCATACCGTGGTCGATGCTGTCAGGACTGCGTGGACTGCGCGACCTGTTCCGGATGCCGCTAGCGGGAGGCTGACGCGCTCGTTGCGCACAGCGGTCCTCCCTCCGGACGCTGTCGTGGCTACTGGAGAGCGTTGCCTGGATCGTCTCGCGGTCCAGCTCCTCGATGACGCGGGGCGCGCAGTCTTGCAGGATGCTCGTTCCGATCTACCCTTTCCCCTGGCCGCACCGCGTGCGCTCGTGCTCGCCCAGCGCACGGCGTTCACCCGACTCAAGGCCATCGTGGATGCGCTGGAGTCATCGCTACGCTTCGTGGTGGCCCTGGAATTCGCTTTGTTGCGCGAAGGCGAGCACGCGGAGGCTCGTAATGAGGCTGCGGGTCTGCTCGCCAGTCATACCGGCCGGCCGCTCACGCTGGGTACATGGGAGGAACTGGCCATTCGGCTCGCCGCGCTCCTTCCTACGCCATCGAGCGAGCCCGTGATGGGCGCGCTGCGGAACCTGGTGCGCCCCGATGGTCAACGCTCCGCGCTGTCGGAGCGGGTACACGAAGCTGTCCACGAGCGGGATCGGCTCATCGGCCACGGCATTACCCTGTCCGATGATGCATATCGCGAGCAGGAAGAGGTATTCGGGAAGCTGCTCGATGAATTCCTCAAGCTGCTGGAGCCGCTCAAGCAGGCACGACTCGTCAGCGTGGCCGAGATCGAATCGCTGGAGACGGATGACGACAACGTGCGTTATGCGCTCTACGGCCACCAGGGAGCTACCGAACATTTCCCCATCGGCCACGAGAGCCTTGAAGCGCGTCTGGCTCGCGATTGGTGCTATCTCCTCGTCCCGGGTCGTGCTCCACTGTGCCTCGCGCCGGTCGTGGCTGCACGGACGTGCGAGAGCTGCGGGCGGATAGAGGTATTCCTAGCCGAGGGACTCTGGCCGGGACCCAAGGGGGCCGAGGCTCGCGTCAGGGGCGTTACCTCCAACCACAAGGCCTCGATCCGTGTTCCCTTCGACACACGAGCCCGGCTCTTCTTTGAGGCCATCAAAGCTGTCACCGATAAGAACCTCCCATCATCCACGGCTGTGCCCACGTCGAGTCCTACGTCTGAACGGCAATCGACCGTATCCGCCGGGCTCACGGCCACCTTGGCGGCATCAGCGACAGTGTCCCCGTCCACCACCGTGACGACGAACTCTATTGTCCATGCAACTCCGCCCCACTTGAGTCCTCCGTCTTCGCAAGGCCCGACGATGGCTGGGCAGGCTACTTCGTCTCCATCCATTACCGCGCTGACGACCCCGCTCATTCCCGCCGCACTACGTGCGGCGCTCGTCACCGGGCGCGTCATCCCCTTCGTTGGCGCTGGTGTGTCGATGGCGGTGATGGACGCGACACGGCCGGGCGAGCGCCTCTTCCCGAGCTGGGGGGCTCTACTCGGATTGACAGCGCAGCGGTTGGACGCGGAAGGGCTCACCGGCGACGCGATGGCGGTGCGGGGCGCGTTGTCGAAGAAGGTGCCGAATCACCTCGATGCCGCCCGCACCGCACGCGAGGGTCTTGGCCCAACCTGGTACAAGGTGCTTGGCGAGATGTTCGATCCGCCCCGTGGCCGCGCGCTAGAAGAGAGCCTTGAGTTGCCGCGTGCCATCTGGGAGCTCGGCAGCAAGCTCGTGATCACGACGAACTATGATCGCGTCCTGTTCTGGTCGAGTCCTGATAGGGATGACCTACGCTTATGGGACATCCAGGCACCCGCAGAGTTCGTGAAACTCCTGCGCAATGAACTCGACCACCCAACGATCTGGCATCTGCATGGCACAATCGCGAACGCAGCGAACCTGATCCTCACGCCCGACGGTTACAGCCGTCTTTATCCAGCGAGCGACGCGGGAGGCGTTCACTACGAGGCCGCGCTTACCTCGCTGCGTCACCTGCTCGCATCGCACACGCTGCTCTTCGTCGGCTTCAGTTTCGAGGACACGAGCTTCGGGGATCAACTCCGATGGCTAGAGGAGACGTTCCGGGGCGCTGGGGGCCCGCACTATGTGCTTGTGCGTGAGACCGAACGCGACCGCATGCGCGCTCGGCTGCAGGGGCTTCCCCTGGAGCTCCTGCCCTACGCGGATCATGGCAAGCCGCTCGTGGCTCGTGTACGAGAGCTCGCAGCTATACGCCAGCAACATTCATGA
- a CDS encoding ABC transporter permease, whose protein sequence is MRLLGMAWRQLRRDFASGDLRILFSALVLAVLAVTAIGFVTDRAERALALEANRLLGGDAVVIGDTPLDGVVREAAGAPGLRSTQTQELSSMVRVGDADDERLKFGDVRALGEGFPLRGRFRIVETVDGPEHDADGIPERGSVWMSRAGADSLGARLGDMIGIGESRLRLTALVVQEPDAALDYFNIAPRVFLNLADLPATGLVQEGSRLRYRLVVAGEPTAVERFVRTARQGLVRGQRLETVQDARPEMRSALDRADRFLSLAALVSVVLAAVAVAMAARRHSERHLSSTAVMRCLGASQRTLVATHGGELLLVGLIASSLGVLIAFVLQWLVGNWLSEALKLSIPAAGWVPAVQGYGVGLVVLLTFGAPPILALRRVPALRVLRRDLDRTEPSSWLVGFLGVLGLAALLWWKAGSAGLASAMLLGIIATLGVLAALAWGLIAVVRRLRSRLRGSLRYGLANVSRRAATSVAQVTALGLGLMALLLLTFVRTDLLDRWQVSLAQEAPNRFILNVQEDQMEPVRAFMAEQGLSAPDLFPMVRGRLVAHNGEPVKAAPDTGDAGSEEERRRQRRTDREYNLSTADTLREDNRITAGTFWGPRRPEKPELSVEEGFAKSMGWKLGDRVAFDIAGQRLEATVTSLREVEWESFRPNFIVLVSPGALVGYAASYITAVHVPAERTRFTAELVARHPNLSVVDIDALLKQVRATADQVSTVVEVVFYFSLLAGLLVLMAAVSASQDERLLEGGVMRVLGGSRRQLRLAQASEFAAIGLLSGLTAACAASVLAGVIATQVFNLPWQADWRLVLVGGGLGVLAAVSAGMFATRRVLDAPPSVTLRELQG, encoded by the coding sequence ATGAGGCTGCTCGGGATGGCCTGGCGCCAGCTGCGCCGTGACTTCGCCTCCGGAGACCTCCGCATCCTCTTCTCCGCACTGGTGCTCGCGGTGTTGGCGGTGACGGCCATTGGCTTCGTGACCGACCGGGCCGAGCGCGCGCTCGCCCTGGAGGCCAACCGGCTGCTCGGGGGTGATGCGGTGGTGATCGGCGACACCCCACTCGACGGGGTGGTGCGCGAGGCGGCGGGGGCCCCCGGGCTGCGAAGCACCCAGACGCAGGAGCTGTCCAGCATGGTCCGGGTCGGCGACGCGGACGATGAGCGGCTCAAGTTCGGAGATGTCCGCGCGCTCGGCGAGGGCTTTCCCCTGCGGGGCCGCTTCCGCATCGTGGAGACGGTGGACGGCCCGGAGCATGACGCCGACGGCATCCCCGAGCGGGGCAGCGTGTGGATGAGCCGCGCCGGCGCGGACTCGTTGGGCGCCCGGTTGGGGGACATGATTGGCATTGGCGAGTCGCGGCTGCGGCTCACCGCGCTGGTGGTGCAGGAGCCGGACGCGGCGCTCGACTACTTCAACATCGCGCCCCGGGTGTTCCTCAACCTCGCCGACCTGCCCGCGACGGGGCTGGTGCAGGAGGGCAGCCGGCTGCGCTACCGCCTGGTGGTCGCCGGAGAGCCGACCGCGGTGGAGCGCTTCGTGCGCACCGCGCGCCAGGGGCTCGTGCGCGGCCAGCGCCTGGAGACGGTGCAGGACGCGCGGCCGGAGATGCGCTCCGCGCTCGACCGGGCCGACCGTTTCCTGAGCCTGGCGGCGCTGGTGTCGGTGGTGCTGGCGGCGGTGGCCGTGGCCATGGCCGCGCGCCGGCACAGCGAGCGGCACCTGTCGAGCACCGCGGTGATGCGGTGTCTGGGCGCGAGCCAGCGCACGCTGGTGGCCACCCACGGTGGCGAGCTGCTGCTCGTCGGGCTCATCGCGAGCTCCCTCGGCGTGCTGATCGCCTTCGTCCTCCAGTGGCTGGTGGGCAACTGGCTCTCCGAGGCGCTGAAGCTGTCCATCCCGGCGGCGGGCTGGGTGCCCGCGGTGCAGGGGTATGGGGTGGGCCTGGTGGTGCTGCTGACCTTCGGAGCACCCCCCATCCTCGCGCTGCGCCGGGTGCCCGCGCTGCGCGTGTTGCGCAGGGACCTCGACCGCACCGAGCCGAGCTCCTGGCTGGTGGGGTTCTTGGGCGTGCTGGGGCTGGCCGCGCTGCTGTGGTGGAAGGCCGGCTCGGCGGGGCTGGCGTCCGCGATGCTCCTCGGCATCATCGCCACGCTGGGAGTGCTGGCCGCACTGGCGTGGGGGCTCATCGCCGTGGTGCGGCGGCTGCGCTCGCGGCTGCGCGGGAGCCTGCGCTACGGACTGGCCAACGTGAGCCGGCGGGCGGCCACCAGCGTCGCGCAGGTGACGGCGCTCGGCCTGGGGCTGATGGCGTTGCTGCTGCTCACCTTCGTGCGCACCGACCTGCTCGACCGCTGGCAGGTGTCACTCGCCCAGGAGGCGCCCAACCGCTTCATCCTCAACGTGCAGGAGGACCAGATGGAGCCGGTGCGTGCCTTCATGGCCGAGCAGGGGTTGTCCGCGCCAGACCTCTTCCCCATGGTCCGCGGCCGACTGGTGGCGCACAACGGCGAGCCGGTGAAGGCGGCGCCCGACACGGGTGACGCCGGCTCCGAGGAGGAGCGTCGCAGGCAGCGGCGCACGGATCGCGAGTACAACCTCTCCACGGCCGACACGCTTCGCGAGGACAACCGCATCACCGCCGGCACGTTCTGGGGCCCACGGCGCCCGGAGAAGCCGGAGCTCTCGGTGGAGGAGGGCTTCGCCAAATCGATGGGCTGGAAGCTCGGCGACCGCGTGGCCTTCGACATCGCGGGCCAGCGGCTCGAGGCCACCGTCACCAGCCTGCGCGAGGTGGAGTGGGAGAGCTTCCGGCCGAACTTCATCGTGCTGGTCTCGCCGGGCGCACTCGTGGGCTATGCGGCCAGCTACATCACCGCGGTGCACGTGCCCGCCGAGCGCACGCGCTTCACCGCGGAGCTGGTGGCGCGCCATCCCAACCTCTCGGTGGTGGATATCGACGCGCTGCTGAAGCAGGTGCGCGCCACGGCGGACCAGGTCTCCACCGTGGTGGAGGTGGTGTTCTACTTCTCGCTGCTCGCGGGCTTGCTGGTGTTGATGGCCGCGGTCAGCGCCAGCCAGGACGAGCGGCTGCTGGAGGGAGGGGTGATGCGGGTGCTGGGCGGCAGCCGCCGGCAGCTGCGGCTCGCCCAGGCCTCGGAGTTCGCGGCCATTGGCCTGCTGTCGGGCCTCACCGCGGCGTGCGCGGCCTCCGTCCTGGCCGGGGTCATCGCCACGCAGGTGTTCAACCTGCCGTGGCAGGCGGACTGGCGGCTGGTGTTGGTGGGTGGCGGGCTGGGGGTGCTGGCGGCGGTGAGCGCGGGGATGTTCGCCACCCGGCGAGTGCTGGACGCGCCGCCCTCGGTGACGCTGCGGGAGTTGCAGGGCTGA